The sequence CACCGACATCCTGCCCCATGGCTGGAACGCCTGGAATGCGATCAACGGCCACGACTTCCGCGTCTGGCTGATCTCCCATGGGGCGAGCGAGACCGCTGCCTGGTCGGAGAGCGTTCGCGTCATCTACGACCTCGCCTTCGCCTATCGCGACGGGGAGGGGACCGGACCGGGCACCGCCGACATCGCGGCGGGCGCCTGTCTCAAGCTGATCCTCGATCTCGTCGGCGGTTATCGCGGCGCGCCGATGTGGCGGATGAATGCGGGCATGGGCGACACGATCTTCACCCCGCTCGTCAAATGCGTGGAGCAGGCGGGCGGCGAGATCCGCCTCTTCCGCCGCATCACCGCGATCGAGGTCGAGAACGGCGCCGTTGCCCGCGTGAAGATGCAGGTGCAGGCCCGGCCCGCAGGCACCACCTACGACCCCTTCATCCGGGTGAAGGGCCTCGACTGCTGGCCATCCGAGCCGATCTGGGATCGCCTTGCCCCGGACACCCCCCGCGCCGACTTCGAGAACCCGTGGGACACCACCCATGTCGGCGAGGAGGTGCTGGAAGCCGGGACCGATTTCGACCATGTGGTGCTCGCGATCCCGCCCGCGGCGGCGCAGCACCTCGTCACCGGCCTCGACAATGCCGACTGGACCCGGATGGTCTCAACGCTGGCTGGCGCGTCGGTCGCCACGCATTCGGCCCAGCTCTGGTTCGACCGGCCCACGCGCGCGGCGGGGTGGAGCCAGCCCGACACGGTGTCGGGCGCCTACGCCCCCGCGCTCGGCACCTGGGCCGACATGAGCCACCTTCTGAAGGACGAGGACTGGCCGATGCCCGAGGCGATGAGCTGCCAGTACCTCGTCAGCGTCACCCCGCTGCCCGACCTGCCGCCCCCCGGGACGCAGGACCCGCAGGTGCAGGAGGCCGCGAATGCGGCGGGGCAGGCGGACACGAAGGCGTGGCTTAACGCCCATGCCGCGGGTCCGTGGCCCGCGCTTGTGCAGAATGGGGTCTTCGACGAGAGTGCGGTGGTCACCGCCTACGACCACGTCAACATCGCGCCCTCCGAGCTCTACGTTAGGACGCCCCCCGGCACCGTGCAGGACCGCCTGCCGCCCGACTGGGACGGTGTGGCGAACATGAGCCTTGCCGGAGACTGGACGCTGAGCTCGATCAACGGTGGCTCGGCCGAGGCCGCCATCGAGTCCGGCAAGACCGCCGGGGACGCACTGGCGGCGAAGCTGGGTGTAGTTTGAGCTTTAGTCAGGTTGGTTCTGCGTGACGTTGGTTTTCGGACCCGTCATCCTCGGGCTCGACCCGAGGATCTCCGCGATTGCGAGATGGCCGGGTCAAGCCCGACCGTGAACCCCTCTCTACCGTCCCGGCCGCGGAGCCGGGACCGCTGCGTAGCAATGCACTCCGGTCCGCAAGGCCCCGGATCAAGTCCGGGGCGGTAACTGCTTTAAGTGAGTGCCCTGCGCGGGGCTGCCCCCCCTCCCTAACCATCCCCCCCGCGGGAGGAGGGGATGGTGGTTCGCCCGGCTGATAGGCCGGGCCGCGCCCGCCCGGGGCTCCGCCCGCGATCCGGCGAAACTGTCCGCTGGACAGTTTCCGGGAAGCCGGATCACCCTCCCCCAGGAGGGCGCGTAGGAGATGCCGTTCATCGAGCAAGCGACCTGGATGCTTGAGGGCGACCACGTCGAACCACGGTCCCTTAAGCGCCCTCCAGGTCGGGCGCGGCCCTCTCTGCCACGGAGCGCCCGTTACCCCATCGCCTGCCACAGCGTCTTCCCGTTCAGCGTCGTAAAGTCGAAGTTCACCCAGAACGCGAACCGCGCCTCCGTGGTCAGCCACCCGTCCTTAATCTCACCCTTCAGCCCGAGGTCCTTGATGATCTGGTGCGATGCACAGTCGAAGACCGAGCAGTGGTAGCGCCCCGGCATGAGCCCGCCCCCATGCACCGCATCGAGATGCGCGGGGCTCTCGCAGATCGCCTGGTAGCAGGCGCGGGTCCAGTCCTCCGCCGCTCGGAACTGCTTGATATTGACCACCGGCACGATGAAGTCATGGGCGAGCTTGCCGAGATCCCAGAGGAAGGCAGCGCCCTCCACCACCGTCTCCCACAGCCCCTCGCCATGGCGCATCTGGCCCTTGAGCGTGGCGATCAGGCCCTTGATGTCCTCGAAATCCGTCTCCAGCCGGCCGACCGGTGCGTCCGCGGTCACCTTGATGAGCTCCGCGCCCTCAACGGCCCGCTGCGTGTCCGAGAACTCGGGGAAGATCGTCGTGCGCGCGACCCACGTGCTCTCCCCGGTCGCGGGCAGGTCAATCTCGCCGATGGCCTTGCGGTAGCCCCAGATCTCGCGGCCGACCACCAGCCCGGTGTCCACGTTGATCAGCAGGTAGGGCACCCAGAAGGTCAGCCGGGGGAAGGTGTGCCCCTCCCGCCATTCCCACAGCGGCACCCAGAACATGCACTCGCGGTCCCCCTGGATCCCGATGGTCTGGCTCAGCGAGGTTGCGGCGTCCACCTCCAGATAGGTCAGCAGCACCGTGTCGGTGACGGTGGTGTAGCGCAGCTCCGGCGCGCAGGCCGCGTTGAGCTGGCTGTCGACGAAAGCCTGCACCGCGTCCCGGTCCGCCGCGACGGCAAACGCGTAGGAGGTCGTGCCCTTCAGTTGCAGCGGCTGGGGAAAGCAGATCTCCCCATGCCCCAGCCGGTCCACGTATTTCGGCAGCTTGCTCACATCGGTCATGTCATCCGTCCTCAAAGATAGTGTTCGCCCAGCACGGTCTCGGGGAAGCCCGAGATCGCGCGGCTCGCCTGCATCCCGCTCATCACGGCGGATTCCACGCAGGTCGTGTTGAGACCCGTGCGCACGTAGCAGCCCGCGAGCACGAGGTTGTCGAAGCCGGTCTCGTCGGCTGAGAGCCGGAGCGAGACCTCGCCCACGCCCGAGCCGACGCAGCATTCGGCGGGGTCGATGTTTGCGCGGATATAGCTCTCGTTCGGCGGGACGGGCCCGGCAGCGCGCCCGCACCAGTTCACCGTGCCGTTCGCCGCGACCCAGTCGCCGAACTGCGCGGTGACATCGGCGAGCGCGGCGCTCTGCGTGTCGCCGGCCGAGGCCGGTTCGCGGTAGGCCGTCGTCGCATAGGCGCCGCAGAAGTAGTGAACCGAGCCCGAGCCGCCCTCGACCCCGTTGAGCTGGCTCATGTCGGCCCAGATGTCATAGGCCTCCGGCCCGCCCACCGTCGCGGGCCGCGCGTCCCAGCCGAGCTGCTCCGTCGTCTCGGGCAGCCAGACCTGGGCCGCGAGCGTCGGGACCAGCCCGATCCCCTCGACCATCCGCGCGAACGGTCCGCCCGCGTCGATCAGCTCCTGCGCAAGGCTCGGCTCGGCATCATTGAGCGGCTTGTACCCGCCCATCGAGATGCCGAGCACCACGTGATCGAAATCCGTGCCACGGGTCAGCACCACATCCTCGGTCGGGTAGGGGGGGGACCAGTGGTTCTCGAAATCCACACCCGCCGCCTTCAGCGCCGCGCCGTTCTCGAGCTGGTCCCAGTAAGGCTCCACCGGCCAGGTCGGCACGCCGTCCACCACCGTGGTCGCCTCGTAGCCGTTGGGCGTCACCGCCTGCTTCGCCAACGTGATCCGCTCGATCCCCTTGCCGTCCGCGTCGAGATGCAGGCCAGTCGTCTTGTGGAAGAAGTGGACCTTCATGCCCCGCGCGCGCAGCACGTCGTACATCGGGGCCACCACCGCCTCGGCCATCCCGGCCTTCAGCGTGTACATGACGTGGCCCTTGTAGGTGGTCACGATCCGCAGGATCACCCGCACCGCCGTCCCCGTCCCGACCGAGGGCTTCGCGTGGCTCCCCTCCTGGTACCAGAAGCAGCAATCGTAGATCGCCCGCACGACCGAGGAGCCATCGACGATCGCCGCGTTCCCGCCATGGGACTTCAGCCACTCGCGGAACTCCACGGCGTTCAGCGCGTCCAGCGACTTGCGCCGGACCAGCACGTCCCAGACGATCCCGGCGGCGAAGGCCGCACCGATATGCAGCACGTCGCGGAAGAGATTGCCCATCGGCAGGCTCTTCTCGTGATGCGGGGTGAAGGCGTTCTGCACATCGGTGAAGCTCTCGTGATGGCGCTGCGCCGCGCCCTCGGCCAGCAGATCCTCCTCCAGCCGGTCGAGCGTCGCGTGGGCCGGGTGATCCTCCCGCCCGCTCTTCTTGAGGATCAGCTTCAACAGGCTCGCAAGCTCGCTCAGCATCCCCCGGATCGACAGCTCGACCTGCCCGTTGCCGCGATGTTCGTCATTGGTGGGCCAGGTCACGTTCCAGAAGCCCCAGCTGCCGTCCGCCTGCTGGGTCCAGAGCGGGGTGAAGTCCTGCGCGTCGAAGGCGTCGAGCCCGGTCTGGAAGGGGCAGCCCGCGGGCTTCTCCCATTCCTCGTAGACGTCGCGCAGCATGGACCAGGCGTTGTCGTAGCAGCCGAACCAGAAGTGCAGCCCATGCTCCAGCACCCGGTTCTGGGCGTCGCGCGAGGTGGCGCACTTGCCGCCCAGCCGCCAGCCCATCTGCCAGATCTCGACCTCGTACTTCTCCCGCTGCTCCGGCGTTGCCGTCAGGTTCCACGCCGTTGTCAGCGCGCCGAATCCACCGCCGAGAATGGCGACCTTCTGCCGCGTCATGCCCACCCCTTATGTCTCAAGACCCGCTGCGCGCCGCGCCTCCATATGCGCGATCGCCGGCGGGCCGGCCTCGTCGATCATGCACGCGGCCTCGGCCCATTCTGTGATGTTTCGCACATCCCGGTGAAAGGCCGCGGCGGGCCGGGCCACCGGCATGATCTTGGCGAACCGCGCGAGGGCGCGGAGTGCCCGCCGATCCTCCGCCGCCGCCCGCGTGTCGTCGGGCCGCGCCTCGGCCACCACGCCTGTGACGGTGGCGAGCCAGCTCAGCCCCGCGTGAAGGTGCCAGGCCGCGGGCGGCCGCGCCTCGGCAAGGTCGAGCGCCTGCCGCGCTTCCTCCCGCGCGGCACCCAGATCGCCGTCCCGCAGCTCCGCCATGGCGAGGGTCGCCTGCGCGAACACCTGCTCGGCCGGATTGAGATGCGGGTGGGTCCGCAGCGCGCGCAGCGCATCCTTGGCCGAGCCGGGCAGGGGGTCCGCCTCTTGGAACGCCGCACCCAGCCGCGCGGTCAGCCACCAGGAGCGGATCTGCGCGCTCACCCGGCTGTCCATCCGCGCGCCGAGCTCTTCGAGCAGCGGATCCTCCGGCGTCAGCAGCCCCTGCGCCATCCGGTTGTGCAGGATCGTCGCGACCGTCTGCCGCCAGCGGCCCATCGCCCCAAGTTCGGCATAGAGCGTCATGGCGCGGTCGCCCATCTCCCGCGTCCGCGCCCAGTCGGCCCGCCCGCCATACATCACTTGCGCGACCAGCGAGGCGAAGGCGACGTCGTGCCGGTCGCCCCGCGCCTCGGCCACCTCATGCGCGCGGCGGGAGTAGAAATCGGCGAGCGGGCGCAGGCCCGACGTCTCGAATCCGATCGAAAGCGCGGCGAAGCCCGCCACGATCTCCCGCACCTGGCCCACCCGCTCGGCGGTGTTGAGCGAGGCGAGGGTGTGCAGCAGCACCGCATCGATCCGGCTGTCGAAATAGGCGATCTCGGCGAGCAGGCGGTGTGCGCGCGCCATCAGGGCGCCATGCCTGACCGGCCCGCCCCAGCGCCCCGCCACCCGGTGGAGCACCTGCCGCCCCAGCGCAGGCAATAGCTGCGCCACCCGCCCCGCCGCGCGGCCCGCCACCGGGGTACCGGCGAAGGCCAGCGCCTCCTGCAACCGCGCCTCGGCCATCCGCATCTCGACCGCCTCCAGCCCCGCCTCGCCCTCCACCATCAGGAGGGAGAGCCGGTCCTCCTCGGCCAGTGTCACGCCATGCTCGTCCGCGCGCCGCCGTGCCTCGGAGGCCTGTGACAAAGCCTCGGCATGGGCGAAGAGCGCCACGGCCCGCTCCGCCAGCTTCTGGTGGGCCGCCACCGCCTCCACCTGTCGTTCGGCCCCGGCGAAATGGCGGGCGCGCTCGGCCAGATCCTCGGCCAGCCCCAGCTCGATCACCCGCCCGTGCAGCCAGCTCCGCTGCGCGAAGGAGAGGGCGTCGTAGCTCACCTCCCACACCAGGTCGTTGCCGAAGGCGTGCTGATCCTCGCCGACCGGGCGCACCAGCCCTGCCTCGGCCAGCCGCGCGAGCCGGGTCGTGACCTCGGGATCCTGCGCCAGCGCTGCAAGCGAGCCCGCGCCGAAACGCCGCCCGATCACGGCCGCCGCGCTCAGCACCGCCCGATCGGCTGTCTCAAGCTGGTCAAGGCGCGCGGCCACCAGGTCGCGCAGGGTGCCGGGCGTGAGGCTCCGGTGATCCGGGCTCGCCGGTTCCGCCGTCGGCAGCCGCACCGTGTCGCCGGTCACCGCCAGCCGCCCCTCGGCCAGCAGACCGCGGGCGAGCTCCTCGAGGAACAGCGGGTTGCCCTCGCTCGCCTCGTGAAGCTGGCGCGCCGTCTCCGGCTCGCAGAGCCGCGCGTCGAGCAGGGTGCAGAGCAGCGCCGCACTTTCCCGCACCGTCAGCGGCGGGACCGCGATGGCGGGCGCGGGCTCCGTCGCCCCCCGCCGCGCGAGCACGACGCGCAGCGCGCCGCGCATCGCCAGCCGCTCCAGCACCACGCGGGAGCCGCTGTCGAGATATTGCGCATCGTCGACCAGGATCAGGCACTTGGTGCCGGCCGCGCTGGCCGCGCCCAGCCGCTCCGCCAGATCATCCTCGATGTTCTGCTGCTGCCGCTCCCCCGCGCTGTCGAGCCCGCCGAGCGCGGGCAGTTCCGCACCCAGGGTGGCCAGCACCCGCAGCACCGCGTCATAGGGCAGATCCGCCCCGTCGGGCCGCAGCACCGGTTCGGCGACTGTCCAGTTATCGGCATGCGCGGCCGCGGATAGCGCGGCGAGCATGTGACTCTTCCCGATGCCCCGCGGTCCCACGACCTCCGCCGGGGCCCGGGGGCGACCGGGCCGTGCGAGCCAGGGGGCCAGCACCGGTGGCGCGGTCGCCCGCCCGCCCTCCTGCCGGCGCTGAGGGATTCCCGGATCGGCGAGGCGCACGACCTCCACCGGCGCGCTCGCCCCCTTCACCTCGCGCATATGCGCCCCGGTGAAGGCGAGCCCCGCGCCCGAGCGCACCGCCGTCGCCGCATCCGTGAGCGGCCCGTCGCCTGCCCCCTGCATCAGCCGGGTGGCCAGTGCGGAGGGCCAGCCGAAGGTCGAGACGGTCCGCAGCTCCGGATGTCCGTAGCGGCTGAAGAACAACCGTCCGCCGGCGACGCCCACCGGCATCCGCGCACCGCCCTCGCCGATATCCGACCAGATGGCGGCCGCCGCGCGCAGCGCCCGCCGCTCCCGCTCCGCCGGGCCCTGCGGCGGCAGGCCGAAGACGGCGTGCAGGATGATGCCCTTCTCCTCGGCCATCATGTTGACCGGCACTCCGCCCCAGGGGGCAAGCTGCGCGCGCACCCGCTTCAGCCTCGCGGCCAGCCGCTCGGGCGTCACGACCGCGCCTTCGCCGCCCTGCGCAAGGTCCACCGACAGCACCACGAGATCGCGGAACGCGCCGCCCGCCGCCGAGCCGTTGAG is a genomic window of Pontivivens ytuae containing:
- a CDS encoding FAD-dependent oxidoreductase, with protein sequence MAAAYALTADPARQAAFDVTVVSQGWRIGGKGASGRNAAHSMRIEEHGLHIFLGFYRTAFSLLDQAYGRLGGAADGVYPSVADAFTPQHDVTLWVSPDNGGSGDWRHFTLPMPRWPGVPWQGTEEDLRGAPQRILGLLRHHSAAHGLTELHSHLDAEPKALGSFLDRLKELRAEAALGLHVLYDLLEIGGAVLRGYFTDILPHGWNAWNAINGHDFRVWLISHGASETAAWSESVRVIYDLAFAYRDGEGTGPGTADIAAGACLKLILDLVGGYRGAPMWRMNAGMGDTIFTPLVKCVEQAGGEIRLFRRITAIEVENGAVARVKMQVQARPAGTTYDPFIRVKGLDCWPSEPIWDRLAPDTPRADFENPWDTTHVGEEVLEAGTDFDHVVLAIPPAAAQHLVTGLDNADWTRMVSTLAGASVATHSAQLWFDRPTRAAGWSQPDTVSGAYAPALGTWADMSHLLKDEDWPMPEAMSCQYLVSVTPLPDLPPPGTQDPQVQEAANAAGQADTKAWLNAHAAGPWPALVQNGVFDESAVVTAYDHVNIAPSELYVRTPPGTVQDRLPPDWDGVANMSLAGDWTLSSINGGSAEAAIESGKTAGDALAAKLGVV
- a CDS encoding AAA family ATPase, with the translated sequence MTLALVPSRAGGLDALWSAPDAVVLHVDLAGFSTLARALADEGPRGAERLAGHLDAFFEATIGAVQRAGGMVATFAGDALVALWPEAGADGAGFAAAAGAALDVAATLPPPLKARISLASGGVELCRLGGEETEEMWAALGPAISEAARLNGAATPGEIVVCPADAARASALLELETRTGGTARLLRRRADAPAPRMELGDLPRPDHDRTPLAMLWRQLNGSAAGGAFRDLVVLSVDLAQGGEGAVVTPERLAARLKRVRAQLAPWGGVPVNMMAEEKGIILHAVFGLPPQGPAERERRALRAAAAIWSDIGEGGARMPVGVAGGRLFFSRYGHPELRTVSTFGWPSALATRLMQGAGDGPLTDAATAVRSGAGLAFTGAHMREVKGASAPVEVVRLADPGIPQRRQEGGRATAPPVLAPWLARPGRPRAPAEVVGPRGIGKSHMLAALSAAAHADNWTVAEPVLRPDGADLPYDAVLRVLATLGAELPALGGLDSAGERQQQNIEDDLAERLGAASAAGTKCLILVDDAQYLDSGSRVVLERLAMRGALRVVLARRGATEPAPAIAVPPLTVRESAALLCTLLDARLCEPETARQLHEASEGNPLFLEELARGLLAEGRLAVTGDTVRLPTAEPASPDHRSLTPGTLRDLVAARLDQLETADRAVLSAAAVIGRRFGAGSLAALAQDPEVTTRLARLAEAGLVRPVGEDQHAFGNDLVWEVSYDALSFAQRSWLHGRVIELGLAEDLAERARHFAGAERQVEAVAAHQKLAERAVALFAHAEALSQASEARRRADEHGVTLAEEDRLSLLMVEGEAGLEAVEMRMAEARLQEALAFAGTPVAGRAAGRVAQLLPALGRQVLHRVAGRWGGPVRHGALMARAHRLLAEIAYFDSRIDAVLLHTLASLNTAERVGQVREIVAGFAALSIGFETSGLRPLADFYSRRAHEVAEARGDRHDVAFASLVAQVMYGGRADWARTREMGDRAMTLYAELGAMGRWRQTVATILHNRMAQGLLTPEDPLLEELGARMDSRVSAQIRSWWLTARLGAAFQEADPLPGSAKDALRALRTHPHLNPAEQVFAQATLAMAELRDGDLGAAREEARQALDLAEARPPAAWHLHAGLSWLATVTGVVAEARPDDTRAAAEDRRALRALARFAKIMPVARPAAAFHRDVRNITEWAEAACMIDEAGPPAIAHMEARRAAGLET
- a CDS encoding NAD(P)/FAD-dependent oxidoreductase, giving the protein MTRQKVAILGGGFGALTTAWNLTATPEQREKYEVEIWQMGWRLGGKCATSRDAQNRVLEHGLHFWFGCYDNAWSMLRDVYEEWEKPAGCPFQTGLDAFDAQDFTPLWTQQADGSWGFWNVTWPTNDEHRGNGQVELSIRGMLSELASLLKLILKKSGREDHPAHATLDRLEEDLLAEGAAQRHHESFTDVQNAFTPHHEKSLPMGNLFRDVLHIGAAFAAGIVWDVLVRRKSLDALNAVEFREWLKSHGGNAAIVDGSSVVRAIYDCCFWYQEGSHAKPSVGTGTAVRVILRIVTTYKGHVMYTLKAGMAEAVVAPMYDVLRARGMKVHFFHKTTGLHLDADGKGIERITLAKQAVTPNGYEATTVVDGVPTWPVEPYWDQLENGAALKAAGVDFENHWSPPYPTEDVVLTRGTDFDHVVLGISMGGYKPLNDAEPSLAQELIDAGGPFARMVEGIGLVPTLAAQVWLPETTEQLGWDARPATVGGPEAYDIWADMSQLNGVEGGSGSVHYFCGAYATTAYREPASAGDTQSAALADVTAQFGDWVAANGTVNWCGRAAGPVPPNESYIRANIDPAECCVGSGVGEVSLRLSADETGFDNLVLAGCYVRTGLNTTCVESAVMSGMQASRAISGFPETVLGEHYL